The Mycolicibacterium parafortuitum nucleotide sequence GCCCGCTCGCCGGACTCGTCGCCGCGGTAGCGCACCCGCGAGATCGGGTGGTGTGAGCCGGCGTCGGCGGTGTACGGATCGAACGGCTCGGGATCGCCGTAGCGGGTGGGGCGATCGTCGTAGCGTGACGGCCGGCGACGCTCGGGCCGGGGCCGCTCGTAGCGGTCCTCGCGGTCGTACCGGGCCCGGCGTTCCCGCGGCTGCCGCGGTTCGCGGGGCTCACGCGGTTCCCTCGCCTCGCGGGGTTCCCGCGACTCACGGGAGGACGAGGGCCGGGGACGGCGGCGCGGCTCGCCGGCGGGCCGGTCGTCTGTCCTGGGACGGCGGCGCCGGGGCGGGACGTCGTCGACGACGGGCTCGATGATCTCGGTCTCCGCCGCGCGCGGCCGCCGCCGTGGCGCATCCCGTCTCGCCGGGTCCCGTCCGTCACGCGCGGACCTACTCGCGGCGGCCTTTGCCGCACCGGCGCGGCGACGATCGGGGGCCCGGCGCGCCCGCTTGGGCGGAGCATCGGCCTTCTGCGCGCCCTTGGTGATCCCGCCGACAAGCGCCGACACCTTCTCGGCGAGCCCGCCTCCGCGTCGCGGCCGGGTCGACTCGTCGTCGGCCGCCGGGGCGGCGGGGGCGGACTTGGCGAAGTACCACCGCGCCAGCCCGATCAGAAGTACCGCCGCGGCGGTGAAGAACATCAACGGGAAACGCTCGATCAACGGGTAGCCGCAGTTGATCAGCAGATCCTTGATGCCCTCGATCTGGCTGCCGTGCATCATCAGATACGCGCCGGGCACTGTGACGAACAGCACCAGGGGCGGCTGGATCACAGCGGTGAAGAGGCTGGCCTGCTGGACGGCCAGGACCGCGATCAGGCAGCCGAGGACATACAGCGTCGAGAACGCGGAGGTGAGCTGTCCGCTGCCGGAACCGGCATCGAAGGCGAAGCCGATGGCTGATGCGACAACCGCACTCAGAATGGCGCCCCACCACGGAATCCCTGCGATATCGGGGTGCACGGAGCGGTGATCGGCGGCCACGGCCGATCGCGCACGCTGTCCTGACACATGTCGACCGTACCGGCTGTCGCTATGTGACGTTGCAAGGGAACGGTGGCGTGGCGATCACATTCCCTACACTGTGGACCCCGTGGGCCTGAATCTCGGAATCGTCGGACTGCCGAACGTGGGTAAGTCGACTCTGTTCAACGCGCTGACACGCAACGACGTGCTGGCGGCGAACTACCCGTTCGCGACGATCGAGCCGAACGAGGGGGTGGTGGCACTCCCTGATCCGCGGCTGAACGAACTGGCCGAGATGTTCGGCTCGGAGAAGATCGTCCCGGCACCGGTGACGTTCGTCGACATCGCCGGCATCGTCAAGGGCGCGTCCGAAGGTGCGGGGCTGGGCAACAAGTTCCTGGCCAACATCCGCGAAAGTGACGCGATCTGCCAAGTGGTACGCGTGTTCGCCGACGACGACGTGGTCCACGTCGACGGGCGGGTCGATCCGAAGTCCGACATCGAGGTGATCGAGACCGAGCTGATCCTGGCCGACATGCAGACCCTTGAGCGCGCGTTGCCGCGGCTGGAGAAGGAAGCTCGGACGAACAAGGACCGCCGCCCGGTCTACGACGCCGCGGTCGCGGCCAGCGAGGTGCTCAACACCGGCAAGACCCTGTTCTCCGCGGGCACCGATGTGTCGTTGCTGCGCGAGCTGAACCTGATGACGTCCAAGCCGTTCCTGTACGTGTTCAACGCCGACGAGTCGGTGCTGACCGACGAGAAGCGGATCGCCGAGCTGCGGGAGCTGGTCGCACCGGCCGACGCGGTGTTCCTCGACGCGAAGATCGAGGCCGAACTTCAGGAGCTCGACGAGGAGTCCGCGGCCGAGCTGCTGGAGTCGATCGGACAGACCGAGCGGGGCCTGGATGCGTTGGCGCGGGCGGGTTTCCACGCGCTCAAGCTGCAGACCTACCTGACCGCGGGCCCGAAAGAGGCGCGCGCCTGGACGATTCATCAGGGCGACACCGCGCCCAAGGCGGCCGGGGTGATCCATTCCGATTTCGAGAAGGGCTTCATCAAGGCCGAGGTCGTCTCGTTCGAGGACCTTAAGGCGGCCGGGTCGATGGCCGCGGCGAAGGCCGCGGGCAAGGTCCGGATGGAGGGCAAGGACTACGTTATGCAGGACGGTGACGTGGTGGAGTTCCGCTTTAACGTGTAGGCGGATTCCCGTTCAGCGTCTCCGTGTCATCGGGTGCGCATGGCGAGAGCGGCATGCGGTCTGACGCGTTCCGTACCCGGACGTTGTAGGCGATCCACCTCGACGAATCCTGCCGCCGACAGCGTCTCCGACATCTCGTCGACGGGCCAGCGATAGGCGGTCGTCACCTTGTGGTCGAAGGGTTCGACCTGCTTGCCTTCGAAGAACCCGATCACGAGAGTTCCGTTGTCGGACAACGCCGTACGAAGGGTGCGAAGAACCTCGGTGAGGGTGGCGGGTTCGAAGTGGATAAGTGAGTACCAAGCCAGTACCCCGCCGAGGGAACCGCGTGGCAGGTCGAGGTCGCTCATCGAGCCGACGGTGAACTCGACCTCGGGCCGGTTCGCGCGGGCACTGTCGATGAACGCAGGTACCAGATCGATCCCGATTGCCGTGAGACCGAGGTCCGTCAAGTATCCGGTCAGGTGCCCAGGTCCGCAGCCGGCATCGAGAATCGTGCCGTCAGATCGCTCGAAGTGTTTTTCGAGGAATCGGAGATCGTCAGGATGGACATGAGTGACTGCGCCGAACATTCTGGCGTAGGCGTCGGATACCTCCGTGTAGCGGCGCCTGACGACGGGGTCCGTCATGATGGCAACTGTAGGCGGCAGGTCCGTTGATGATCCGTGACGTTAATCGACGGCGGAATGTCGTGGAGTTTCGCTGCAACGTGTCGCCGGACCTTCGCCTCCGTGGCATCATGGAATGCATCGATGATGCGCATGGAGGTGTCGTGATGAGAACCACTGTCACCATCGACGACGAACTGCTCGCCAAAGCTGCCGAGTTGACCGGTGTGCACGAAAGTGTGGCACTGCTCAGACAGGGATTGCAGACACTCATTCGGGTGGAAAGTGCGCGCCGTCTTGCGGCGCTGGGCGGATCGGATGCCGAGGCGACTGCCGCGCCGCGGCGGCGTGGCGCATCGGAATGATTCTCGTAGACACCGCGGTGTGGATCGATCATCTTCACGCCGGGGAGTCCAGGCTGGTCGAGCAGTTGGAAATGGATGGTGTCGGCTGCCATCCGATGGTCGTCGAGGAGTTGGCGCTCGGATCAATTGCACGTCGGAACGTGGTGCTCGATCTTCTCGCCAACCTGTGGCAGTTCCCGACCGCGCGACATGACGAGATCCTGTATCTCGTTGAGCAACGGCAACTCTGGGGGCGCGGGCTGAGCGCTGTCGACGCCCATCTGATGGCCGCTGTCTCCATGGTTGAGGGCGCGCGCCTGTGGACCCGGGACAAGCGATTGAAGGCTGCTTCAACGGAAGTGGGCGTCCGACTGTTCGACGAGTGACATTGTTCGGCCGCGGAATGTCGTGGAGTTTCGCTTCAACGTGTAGAGCCGCAGTGCGCGGCGGTGCAAATCGCGTGCCCTGACAAGGTGTTGGTCGCGTACATTGACGACCGTGAGTGGGGATTGGCGGGTCGACCGGGTCCATGAGATCCGGTCGTTGATCACGCAAGCCGAACCCGATGTCGTCGAGGAGATCAAGTGGCGCAAGCCGTCAAACCCTGACGGCGTTCCGACGTTTTCGCTGGACGGCCTGATCTGCACCCTGGAGCTCTACAAGGACAAGCTCAAGATGACCTTCGCCAAAGGCGCATCCTTGAACGACCCAGATCATTTGTTCAACGCGAGTCTCGACGCAAAGGTCCGGCGCTGCATCGATCTGTACGAAGGCGATGCACTGGACGTCGACGCGTTCACCGCTTTGATCCACGAGGCCGTGAGGGTCAACCGCGGCTGAGCTGACCAGGGACGTGGGTATCCGACTGCTCCATGAGCGAAGTCGATCTCCCGCGTGTTAACGTGCGAGGGCGCTTCCAGGTGTCCATCGCCTGAATCGTCGCGGAGAGTTCTCGATCGGAACATGTCCGGATGGGGTGCTGCACCTTTTGGTGCGCCGACACCCTCTCGCCGACAATCGATGTCGGCTTACGGAAGGACATGACAATGGTCAGCAAAGACGACAAGAACCTCCAGCAGGTCCTCGACAAGATCGCCGCAATGGACGAGCCGAGGAGAGGCGTCATGCAGCGCATGCACGAGGTCATCCTCGCTGCGGCACCCGAACTCAAGCCCCGAATCTGGTACGGCATGCCGGGCTACGCCAGATCCGCGAGCACCCCTGTCATCGTCTTCATCCGGAACGACGACCTGATGAGCCTCGGGTTGAGCGAGAAGGCGACATTGAAGCCGGCCGGAGGCAGGGATGGACGGCTGATACCTGCCGCCTGGTTCTTCGACGACCTGGACGAGAACACCGAGAAGCGGGTCGCCGAGATCGTCCGCGCCGCGATCGAGTGATCTGTCGGTGTGCGGACCTAGCATCGACATCTTCCCCGCAGCACCCCGAGGAGATGTCTGATGAAGTTCGTATCGACCCGCCTCATCACCGCAGATGTGCGCGCTCTGGTGACCTTCTACGAGATGGTCACCGAAACCGCCGCCGTCTGGGGCAACGACCTGTTCGCGGAGATCCCGACCCCGGTGGGCACACTCGCCATCGGCAGCGACAAGACCGTCGCACTGTTCGGTCCGGGATCGGCTGAGCCGGCCGCCAACCGAAGTGCGATAGTCGAATTCCTCGTCGATGACGTGGACGCGCAGTACGAGCGGCTCCGGGGCAGCGTCGGCGACGTGGTCACGGCGCCTACGACGATGCCGTGGGGAAATCGCGCGCTGATGTTCCGCGATCCGGACGGGAACCTGGTCAACCTGTTCACCCCGGTCACCGAGGAGGCGCGCGCCAAGTTCGGGATGTGAGGTTGACGGCGACGTCGCGAAATCGACTCGTGGCCAACGGGATCTGACGCCGTATCGCGCATGACCCGTATCGTGGGGCGATGAGTGACACCAAGCTGCGCGCCCGTTACCTCGGATACTTGGCGTGCCTGAACGACCGACGGTGGGGCGATCTCGGCGAATTCGTTGCCGATCAACTGACCTATAACGGAAATCAGCTGGGGTGCAACGATTATCGGTCGATGATCGAACGGGACACCGATGCCGCGCCTGATCTTCGCTACACGCCGGAACTGATCGTCGTCGACGGTGATGTGCTCGCGTGCCGGCTCTACTTCCGCTGCCATCCTCAGCGGACGTTTCTCGGACTCGTGCCCTCCGGTGGTGCGGTGTCCTTCGCCGAGCACGTCTTCTACCGGTTCGCTGATCTCAAGATCGTCGAAGTCTGGTCCCTGATCGACAAGGAAGCCGTCCGCGCGCAGATCGGCGGCTAGCATCATCGGCAAGCTGCCGGGCTGCGCGGCAACACTGAGGGGGACGTACGTGATCGCTTGGCGCATCGCTTCGGCATTGGCTGTCGCATTGGTGGTTGTGGGATGCGGCGGCAGTTCCGACCAGGACGCCGGCAGCCCGACGGGTTCCGGCGTGGCGGCCCCGTCCAGTACGACAGGGGAGGTGCCCGACGAACTGGCCGACGAAGGGGACATGACGGTCACGTACGAGGATGCGACCACCCCCGAGGCTCAGAACGGCCGGCAGATGATGGAATCGGCCGGGCTTCTCGAGGATCTGGCGGCATCGGTGAACGATATGTTCAACCTGCCCAACGACTTTCAGCTTCTTGGTCAGGAGTGTGGAGAGCCCAACGCCTTCTACGATCCCAACCAGCAGGCCATCGTGCTCTGCTACGAGGATGCCGATTTCGCCGAGGCGGTGTTCGCCCGCGACGGAGATCCCGATCCGGTCGACGCGGCGTTGAACGCCGAGGTGGGGAGCTTCTATCACGAGCTGGGGCACATGCTGATCGACATCTACGATCTGCCGATCACCGGCCGGGAGGAAGATGTCGCGGATCAGTTGGCGGCGTTCGTGATGCTGTCACCGGACGACGACGGCGCCGTCGACGCGGATTCGGTGAAGGTGATCCGCGATTTCGCCGGCGAGTTCCGGGCATTCGCCGAAGAGCAGGGTGAGGTCGGCGATTCCGATTACGCGGGCGGTCACTCGCTGAACCAGACGCGGATGTACAACCTGCTGTGCTGGGCCTACGGAGCCGACCCCGCGGGGAACGCCGGCATCGTCGACGACGGCGAGCTACCGTCCGACCGCGCCGAACTGTGCGAGGAGGAGTACGAAAAGCTGGATTACGGCTGGGGTTCGCTGCTCGAGCCCTACGTGAAGTGACGCGTCACCGCGGCTTCAACCGGAAAACCGGGATCTCGCGTCCGGTGGCCGCCGTCTTCTCGCGGTAGTCGCCGTACCCGGCGTACACGCGCTCCGCCAGACCGTACAGGCGGGAACGTTCGTCTGGATCGGTGACCTCGACGGCGGTGAAGGGCTCCTGCCCGAAAGTGCAGTCCGGGTTGGCTTTCAGGTTGTGGTACCACTGCGGGTGCTTGTCCTGGCCGAAGTTCGACGCGATGAGGATGACGTCGGAGCCGTCGTGGAAGTAGGTCAGCTGAACCTCGCGCGGCTTACCGGACTTCGCGCCCGTCGTCCGCAGCGGCGCGTTGACGATCGGGCCCATGTTGATCCGGCCTTTGGTGAGGCGGAACAGGATGGGGTCGGTTCGGCGGGCGATGTGGCGTGCCATGAACTGCCCGATCGGAGACCGTCCGAAGCGGACCCCCTTGTCGTACTGAGGACCGCGTCGGCGGTGAGGGTCGACGTAGCGCAACGGCATTCGGGAAACCTACCGTGCGCGGCTTCGCGGTCGCACCGGTAGCCGCCGGTGCGCGGCGCGCTGCAGCTGGCTCAGCGCAACCAGTGTGATCAGACCGGTCGCCTGGCGCGCGAGTGCGGGACGGCTCATGCGCTTGCGCCACGGCTGGGTGCGCGCTCCCCGGCGGTACCCGAACGCATAACCGAGGCACGCGGCCGCGGCCAATGCCGCGAGCATGCCGAACGCCGTCATCGGTACCACCTTGCCCGCCGGCGGTCGCGAACCGGTCACAAACGTGGCACGCCTGGGCCCGCAAACAGTAAGGCCACCTCCGAGCGGAGGTGGCCTTACTGCCCAGGGAAGTCAGCGGACGTTGACGTAATAGACGTGTCCGGTGATGGTGTTCTGGTAGAGCCGGTCGTTGAAGTTGTCCTGGACGGTGCCGCGGATGGCGGGTCCGCGGTTGACGCCGACGACGTTGGCGTCTGCCAGGGGCGTGGCGGAGAGCTTGTGGACGATGACCCGGTTGCCCTGGGCTTCGAGCTGGGCGATGGTCGCCTGGGCGTCTCCGGTGCCGGATGGGGCGGCCAGTGCGGGGGCGGCCAGGCCCAGGAATCCGGCGGACAGCGCGGCGGCGGCGGTGGTGGCGATGGTGAGCTTCTTCATGATCGTTCTTCTTCCCTGCGGTGGTGCTTCCTGGTGCTCTGATCGGTTGAACCAGCAGGTCAGCGCGTTCATTTCGGTTGGCAGAGATTGATCGTCCGGTGGCACGAATAGGTGCGTCGAGTTGTCACCGGGCGCGGGTAATGTCGAACACATGTTCGATAAAGAATTCGCGAGACTGGCCCCGGGTCAGCTCGTGGATGCGATCGAACAGGCCGCGCGTGACGAGGCTCGGGCCGCGGCCCGCAAGGCCGCCGCGATCGCGGCGCTGGTGCACGCCACGGTGACCTACGACGAGGTTCGCGACTACTACGTGTACGACTCGTGGGCAGGCTGTGCCGGGGTGGTCGGGGCGGCGTTGTCGATGTCGACACGACGGGCGTCGGGGCAGATGCGGATCGCGGTTGCGCTGCGCGAGCGGCTACCGAAGGTCGCCGCGTTGTTCGCGCAGGGCCGGCTGGCGCCACGGCTGATTTCGGAGATCACCTGGCGCACGTCGTTGATCACCGACGATCGGGTGCTGTCCGAGGTGGACTCCGACATCGCCGAGAAGGCCACCCGGTGGGGGCCGTTGTCGGACGAGCGCCTGGGTAACGCTGTCGATGCGGTCATCGATCGGTACGACCCGGATGCGGTGCGCCGGGCTCGCGAGGTGGTCAAGACCCGCGATATGCACATCGGTGCCGCCGAGGACCCGAACGAGATCGTGGCGATCTGGGGCCACGTGATGGCTGGGGACGCCGCGGTGTTCAAGGCTCGCGTCACCGCGATGGTCGACGGCTTGTGTGCCGAGGATCCGCGCAGCGCGGGGGTTCGGCGCTCCGACGCCGCCGGGGCATACCTGCGCGGGGAAACGGTGCTTGCCTGCCGGTGCGGGTCGCCGACATGCCCGGCCCCCACGGCTGCTCCGGTCTCGCCGATCGTGATCTCGGTGCTCGCCGACCCTGCTGCGGTGGCCGCGGCCCACGCGCTGATCGCCGCCGAAGACCGCGAACAAGAACGCCTGCACGCCACGCGGCAAGGCCGGCAACCGCAGGACGTGGAGGGCTCGGGGGGCGAGCAGGAGGGTCCGGCAGAGGACATCGCGCCGCAGGGCGTCGACGGCTCGGAGGTGCAGGAGCAGCCAGCGCCCGAGGAGGAGACTCCTGAGCCCGCCCCGCCTGCGGACTCCGGGGTGGCGTTGCTGCCCGGGGCCGCGATCATGCCGACTCCGGCTCTTGCGGAAGCCCTGCGCGGCGGCGCCCGCGTCAAACCGCTGTGGACGCCCGGCCCCGAGGCGGAACCGCAGTATCGGCCGTCGGCGAAGTTGGCCGCATTCGTGCGTGCCCGCGATCTGTTCTGCCGATTCCCTGGCTGCGATGTGCCCGCCGAGCGCTGCGATATCGACCACGTCGTGCCGTGGCCCTACGGACCCACCCATCCGTCCAATCTGAGCTGCAAATGCCGTACCCACCACCTGGCCAAGACCTTCGTCGACGGCTGGCGTGACACGCAGCTCCCCGACGGCACCCTGATCTGGACCACCCCGACCGGACACACCTACACCACCGTGCCCGGCAGCCGACTGTTCTTCCCGGCGTGGGACATCACCACCGCCGCGCTACCCCCGCCGGCTCAACCCCCGCCCGCGGAGTGCCGCGAGAAACGGATGCCCACCCGGTCGCGCACCCGCGCCGCCGACGTCGCCGCGCGCATCAACGCCGAACGCGACCGCAACGCCGCGCGCCGCGCCCTCGAACAGCATCGCGCTACCGAGGCCGCTGCGGTGGAGAAAAGCCGACGGCAAGGAAAGTCGCCGCCCAGCAACGGCGTCGACCCGCCGCCGTTCTGAGTCGAGGATGTCTCGTCAGCTTTACAACTTGTTCACAGATTTAGCTGACCAACACAATGCCGAATCGTTAAGTTACTGTCTTAATACAACTTATGGTTCGATACGCAATGACAATGCGAGATACATAGATGGCTGAGACCCTGAACGCGACTACCAACGGCGAACTCATCGACCGATGAACCAACAGGATCGATCGACCGCACCGCGGCATAGTCGGACAGAGTACGAGTACAACGAACTGCTGTCGCGGCTGGTGGGCTACCACCTGCAATCGGTGCATTTCAACGGCGGGTACGTGCAATTCTCGTTTGCTCACCTGAACTCCGCCGAGTACCCCGTGTTGACCTGCGAGGTGATGCCGACCGTCGAGACGCCGTCGGGCGCATTGAACGACGGTGATCCCGGCTACGCGGACGCCATTCGTGGATTGATCGGACAGCACGTGACCGCCACGCACGAAGCGCCCCTGCTCGGCCTCCGCATCGAGTTTGCCGAGGTCTCGGTGAAGGTTCGGCCCGCCGCCGACGAGCTGCGCGGTCCGCAAATCGCGATGCTGTCGGACTTCAGCGATGTTGCGCCGGCCAGCTGGCAACCCGGCGGGCAAGCGTTCGAATACCTGGCCTAACCTGCGGCCCGGTAGTCCAGCATCGGATCGCGACTCTGGAGTTCCTCCCCGGAGATCACCACGAGTTCCGTCGGTGAGAGCCGGTAGGTGGTCCCGCCGTTGCGCACCTCAAAACCTCCCGGTATCGGCCGGACGTCGTCGAGCTCCAGGGACGCCCCGTCGCTGATCCGCACCCCTTGATACTCGTACGCGCCGCCGGCCGACTCGCAGATCACCACGAGCGCCCGGTCGGTGCGCGCGATCAGCGCCGCCGTCTCGTTCGCCCCGCAGCGCGGAGAGTCGACATAGCCGCGCGCATCCACGGGCGGTCCGGATGACTGGGGGAGTGCCGGGGCCGGCGACGGCGTGACGGTGGGTGCCGCGGACGCCGCGGGCGCCGGCGGCGGCGCCTGCCGACGCGTCGAGGGCGGAGTGTCGTCCACAACCGGTCCCGCAACCCACTCTGACGCCGACTCTGGTTGCGCCGGAATGGATTGCACCTCCAATTCCTGCACCCGGGAGTTCATGATGATGACGACGACGGCCACCGTCACGAGTGCCGCGATGACGATCCAGATGGCCGACGTCCGCGCCCGGGACGTCCCCCGGCCGGGCGGGTTGGGCGCGGGGGCGTGCCGATCGGTTGGCGTCGCCATGCCTGCGCTCCCTCGTCAACTACCGAATCCACCAAGCAAACCACCTGACCAGCCCCCACCGCTGGATATCGGACGGCGTTTCGGCGCCCCGACACCAGCGGCGGCTAGGCCAGCACCGTGATCTCCGCGCCGAGTCGATATCCAGGCGCCAGCGGCAGTACGTCACCGCTCCAGAACGAACCCGGGTCGAACCAGTTGGAGTGCTTCTCGGTCTCCAACAATCCCATCTCCTCGTAGGTGATGGCCACCGTCTCCGCGCAGTAGGCCGTCTCCATTCCGACCTTCACCTTCTCGGCCTTGCGGCGCTCCGCCGACTCGCGAACCTTGCTGTGCACGAACGGAATTCCCCGGGTGAAGTCACTGACGGTCGGAATCCGGCCGCGCATCCAGCGCCCCGTCAGCCGGGCTGTCGTCGGGAACGGCGTCCCATCCATCCGCGCGATGACGCGCAGCATCCGGTCCTCCTGATCGCGGGTCACGTCCGGGGTCAGCTGGCGCAGCCAGCACCGCTGGTCGTAGGTGTGCACCCACCGGAGCACCGCCTCGCGCAGATCGTTGAGCTGCACCCCGCGGTGATTCGTGCCCGTCCACAGATCGAGCAGCTTGTCGCCGAGTTCCGCATGCCAGATCAGCGGCGGCAGATCGTCGATCGCCACGGTCATGCCGACGTGGTTCACCGGGCTGTTGGTCATCGACTGGATGGCGCGGTCGGGTCCGGAATGGCCGCGGAACAGCCAGATATCGCCGGTGCGGGTTTCGTCCAGCGCGCGCTCCAGAGGCACCGTGCTTGGATTCACCCCCGCAGCTTATGCAGACTGTCCGGTATGCGCGGGATCTGGAAGTGGTTGGGGCTGGCGGGTGTCGCGGGCGTGGTGGCCGGCGGAGTCCTGGTCGCCCGCGATCAACGCCGCCGGCGGGCCTACACCCCGGACGACATCCGCGCGCGGCTGCATCAGCGGCTCGCGGAGGCCGACCGCACCGGGTAGAGCGTGTGGGTGCCCGAGAACCCCTTCAGTTCGGCGTCTCGCTCACCGTCGAACTCCAGGTCCTCGCACTCGCGCACCGCCTCGTAGACCGCACTGCTGAGCAGGATCTCCCCGCCGTCGGCCTGCCCGGCCACCCGCGCCGCCATCGCGACATTGCGCCCGAACACGTCGTCGCCGCGCAGTACGGACTTGCCGGTGTGGATGCCGATGCGAACCCGGATGTCGCCGGGACGCCGGTGCAGCGAGCGCTGGATGTCGAGCCCGCACCGCACCGCCGGCTCGGGCTGGGCGAACGCCACCATGAACCCGTCGCCCTGGCTCTTGACGACGTGTCCGCCGTGCCGCTCGACGAACCTGCGCACGGCCTTGTCGTGTCTGCCGAGCAACCGGACGAACGCGCGGTCCCCGATCCGCTCGTTGAGTGCCGTGGACTCCTCGATGTCGGAGAACATGATCGCCAGCCGGCCGTTGGGTGCCAGTCGGGCCAGATCCGGCCGCTCGACCTCGGCCCAGTCGGCGAGTTCCTCGATCGAGGACCGCACCGCCGCTCCGAGCCCGTCCCGGCGCAGGATGTTGGCGGTCTGCCAGACCGTCTTGACCGCTTTCGTGCCGCCGGAGACCAGCATCTGGCGGGTGTCGAGACGGCGGCGGAGTTCGTCGGCCTCGTCGC carries:
- the ychF gene encoding redox-regulated ATPase YchF — encoded protein: MGLNLGIVGLPNVGKSTLFNALTRNDVLAANYPFATIEPNEGVVALPDPRLNELAEMFGSEKIVPAPVTFVDIAGIVKGASEGAGLGNKFLANIRESDAICQVVRVFADDDVVHVDGRVDPKSDIEVIETELILADMQTLERALPRLEKEARTNKDRRPVYDAAVAASEVLNTGKTLFSAGTDVSLLRELNLMTSKPFLYVFNADESVLTDEKRIAELRELVAPADAVFLDAKIEAELQELDEESAAELLESIGQTERGLDALARAGFHALKLQTYLTAGPKEARAWTIHQGDTAPKAAGVIHSDFEKGFIKAEVVSFEDLKAAGSMAAAKAAGKVRMEGKDYVMQDGDVVEFRFNV
- a CDS encoding HNH endonuclease signature motif containing protein, whose amino-acid sequence is MFDKEFARLAPGQLVDAIEQAARDEARAAARKAAAIAALVHATVTYDEVRDYYVYDSWAGCAGVVGAALSMSTRRASGQMRIAVALRERLPKVAALFAQGRLAPRLISEITWRTSLITDDRVLSEVDSDIAEKATRWGPLSDERLGNAVDAVIDRYDPDAVRRAREVVKTRDMHIGAAEDPNEIVAIWGHVMAGDAAVFKARVTAMVDGLCAEDPRSAGVRRSDAAGAYLRGETVLACRCGSPTCPAPTAAPVSPIVISVLADPAAVAAAHALIAAEDREQERLHATRQGRQPQDVEGSGGEQEGPAEDIAPQGVDGSEVQEQPAPEEETPEPAPPADSGVALLPGAAIMPTPALAEALRGGARVKPLWTPGPEAEPQYRPSAKLAAFVRARDLFCRFPGCDVPAERCDIDHVVPWPYGPTHPSNLSCKCRTHHLAKTFVDGWRDTQLPDGTLIWTTPTGHTYTTVPGSRLFFPAWDITTAALPPPAQPPPAECREKRMPTRSRTRAADVAARINAERDRNAARRALEQHRATEAAAVEKSRRQGKSPPSNGVDPPPF
- a CDS encoding nitroreductase family deazaflavin-dependent oxidoreductase, with protein sequence MPLRYVDPHRRRGPQYDKGVRFGRSPIGQFMARHIARRTDPILFRLTKGRINMGPIVNAPLRTTGAKSGKPREVQLTYFHDGSDVILIASNFGQDKHPQWYHNLKANPDCTFGQEPFTAVEVTDPDERSRLYGLAERVYAGYGDYREKTAATGREIPVFRLKPR
- a CDS encoding VOC family protein; the encoded protein is MKFVSTRLITADVRALVTFYEMVTETAAVWGNDLFAEIPTPVGTLAIGSDKTVALFGPGSAEPAANRSAIVEFLVDDVDAQYERLRGSVGDVVTAPTTMPWGNRALMFRDPDGNLVNLFTPVTEEARAKFGM
- a CDS encoding DUF1801 domain-containing protein, which produces MSGDWRVDRVHEIRSLITQAEPDVVEEIKWRKPSNPDGVPTFSLDGLICTLELYKDKLKMTFAKGASLNDPDHLFNASLDAKVRRCIDLYEGDALDVDAFTALIHEAVRVNRG
- a CDS encoding ester cyclase gives rise to the protein MSDTKLRARYLGYLACLNDRRWGDLGEFVADQLTYNGNQLGCNDYRSMIERDTDAAPDLRYTPELIVVDGDVLACRLYFRCHPQRTFLGLVPSGGAVSFAEHVFYRFADLKIVEVWSLIDKEAVRAQIGG
- a CDS encoding DUF4344 domain-containing metallopeptidase, whose protein sequence is MIAWRIASALAVALVVVGCGGSSDQDAGSPTGSGVAAPSSTTGEVPDELADEGDMTVTYEDATTPEAQNGRQMMESAGLLEDLAASVNDMFNLPNDFQLLGQECGEPNAFYDPNQQAIVLCYEDADFAEAVFARDGDPDPVDAALNAEVGSFYHELGHMLIDIYDLPITGREEDVADQLAAFVMLSPDDDGAVDADSVKVIRDFAGEFRAFAEEQGEVGDSDYAGGHSLNQTRMYNLLCWAYGADPAGNAGIVDDGELPSDRAELCEEEYEKLDYGWGSLLEPYVK
- a CDS encoding guanylate cyclase — encoded protein: MPLERALDETRTGDIWLFRGHSGPDRAIQSMTNSPVNHVGMTVAIDDLPPLIWHAELGDKLLDLWTGTNHRGVQLNDLREAVLRWVHTYDQRCWLRQLTPDVTRDQEDRMLRVIARMDGTPFPTTARLTGRWMRGRIPTVSDFTRGIPFVHSKVRESAERRKAEKVKVGMETAYCAETVAITYEEMGLLETEKHSNWFDPGSFWSGDVLPLAPGYRLGAEITVLA
- a CDS encoding type II toxin-antitoxin system VapC family toxin is translated as MILVDTAVWIDHLHAGESRLVEQLEMDGVGCHPMVVEELALGSIARRNVVLDLLANLWQFPTARHDEILYLVEQRQLWGRGLSAVDAHLMAAVSMVEGARLWTRDKRLKAASTEVGVRLFDE
- a CDS encoding type II toxin-antitoxin system VapB family antitoxin produces the protein MRTTVTIDDELLAKAAELTGVHESVALLRQGLQTLIRVESARRLAALGGSDAEATAAPRRRGASE
- a CDS encoding DUF6542 domain-containing protein, with product MSGQRARSAVAADHRSVHPDIAGIPWWGAILSAVVASAIGFAFDAGSGSGQLTSAFSTLYVLGCLIAVLAVQQASLFTAVIQPPLVLFVTVPGAYLMMHGSQIEGIKDLLINCGYPLIERFPLMFFTAAAVLLIGLARWYFAKSAPAAPAADDESTRPRRGGGLAEKVSALVGGITKGAQKADAPPKRARRAPDRRRAGAAKAAASRSARDGRDPARRDAPRRRPRAAETEIIEPVVDDVPPRRRRPRTDDRPAGEPRRRPRPSSSRESREPREAREPREPREPRQPRERRARYDREDRYERPRPERRRPSRYDDRPTRYGDPEPFDPYTADAGSHHPISRVRYRGDESGERAEYRNRRREPREADHWEYDI
- a CDS encoding DUF1801 domain-containing protein, which translates into the protein MVSKDDKNLQQVLDKIAAMDEPRRGVMQRMHEVILAAAPELKPRIWYGMPGYARSASTPVIVFIRNDDLMSLGLSEKATLKPAGGRDGRLIPAAWFFDDLDENTEKRVAEIVRAAIE
- a CDS encoding class I SAM-dependent methyltransferase, with the protein product MTDPVVRRRYTEVSDAYARMFGAVTHVHPDDLRFLEKHFERSDGTILDAGCGPGHLTGYLTDLGLTAIGIDLVPAFIDSARANRPEVEFTVGSMSDLDLPRGSLGGVLAWYSLIHFEPATLTEVLRTLRTALSDNGTLVIGFFEGKQVEPFDHKVTTAYRWPVDEMSETLSAAGFVEVDRLQRPGTERVRPHAALAMRTR